In one Streptomyces marincola genomic region, the following are encoded:
- a CDS encoding ATP-binding cassette domain-containing protein: MTATGPRADGERTAAPHAADSHDLIRVRGARENNLKDVRVDLPKRRLTVFTGVSGSGKSSLVFGTIAAESQRMINETYSAFVQGFMPALARPDADLLEGLTTAIIVDQEPMGANARSTVGTATDANALLRILFSRFGQPHVGSPNAFSFNVASLRASGAITVERGDRATVRRTYTVTGGMCPACEGMGRVSDIDPAQLYDEDKSLAEGAITVPGYKADGWSVRVFTASGFLDADKPIRDYSETELHDFLHREPTKVRIENTNLTYEGLIPRVEKSFLTKSREALQPHIRAFVDRAVTFTDCPDCGGTRLNEAARSSRIAGISIADACAMQISDLAAWVRGLDEPSAAPLLGALRDLLGSLVEIGLGYLSLDRPSGTLSGGESQRVKMVRHLGSSLTDVTYVFDEPTTGLHPHDIQRMNDLLLRLRDKGNTVLVVEHKPEVVAIADHVVDLGPGAGTSGGEICFEGTPAGLRASGTLTGRHLDDRTALKKTVRTPTGALEIRGAAAHNLRDVDVDIPLGVLVVVTGIAGSGKSSLVRESVPAGAGVVAVGQDAIRGSRRSNPATYTGLLDPIRKAFAKANGVKPSLFSPNSEGACPQCNGAGVVYTDLAMMAGVATPCEECGGKRFQASVLDHRLGGRDISEVLAMSVAEAEEFFGAGEARTPAAHTVLGRLADVGLGYLALGQPLTTLSGGERQRLKLAAHMGEKGGVYVLDEPTTGLHLADVEQLLGLLDRLVDSGTSVIVIEHHQAVMAHADWIIDLGPGAGHDGGRIVFEGTPADLVAARSTLTGEHLAAYVGA, encoded by the coding sequence GTGACAGCGACCGGGCCGCGCGCGGACGGCGAACGGACGGCCGCGCCGCACGCCGCCGACAGCCACGACCTGATCCGGGTGCGGGGCGCGCGCGAGAACAACCTGAAGGACGTCCGCGTCGACCTCCCCAAGCGCCGGCTGACCGTGTTCACCGGTGTCTCGGGGTCGGGCAAGAGCTCGCTGGTCTTCGGCACGATCGCCGCGGAGTCGCAGCGGATGATCAACGAGACGTACAGCGCCTTCGTCCAGGGCTTCATGCCGGCGCTCGCGCGACCCGACGCCGACCTGCTCGAAGGGCTGACCACCGCGATCATCGTCGACCAGGAGCCGATGGGAGCCAACGCCCGCTCCACGGTCGGCACGGCCACCGACGCCAACGCCCTGCTCCGCATCCTGTTCAGCCGGTTCGGGCAGCCGCACGTCGGCTCGCCCAACGCGTTCTCCTTCAACGTCGCCTCGCTGCGGGCGAGCGGCGCGATCACCGTCGAGCGCGGTGACCGCGCGACCGTGCGCCGGACGTACACGGTCACCGGGGGCATGTGCCCGGCCTGCGAGGGCATGGGCCGGGTGAGCGACATCGACCCGGCCCAGCTCTACGACGAGGACAAGTCCCTCGCCGAGGGCGCCATCACCGTTCCCGGCTACAAGGCGGACGGCTGGTCGGTGCGCGTCTTCACCGCCTCGGGGTTCCTCGACGCGGACAAGCCGATCCGTGACTACTCGGAGACCGAGCTGCACGACTTCCTCCACCGCGAGCCGACCAAGGTGAGGATCGAGAACACCAACCTGACCTACGAAGGGCTCATCCCCCGGGTCGAGAAGTCGTTCCTCACCAAGAGCCGGGAGGCGTTGCAGCCGCACATCCGGGCGTTCGTGGACCGCGCCGTCACGTTCACCGACTGCCCCGACTGCGGCGGCACGCGGCTCAACGAGGCCGCCCGTTCCTCCCGGATCGCCGGGATCAGCATCGCCGACGCCTGCGCGATGCAGATCAGCGACCTGGCCGCGTGGGTGCGCGGTCTCGACGAGCCGTCCGCCGCTCCGCTGCTCGGCGCGCTGCGCGACCTGCTCGGCTCGCTGGTGGAGATCGGGCTCGGCTACCTCTCGCTCGACCGGCCCTCCGGCACGCTGTCGGGCGGCGAGTCGCAGCGCGTGAAGATGGTCCGCCACCTCGGCTCCAGCCTCACGGACGTGACCTACGTGTTCGACGAGCCCACCACCGGCCTGCACCCGCACGACATCCAGCGGATGAACGACCTGCTGCTGCGGCTGCGCGACAAGGGCAACACGGTGCTGGTCGTCGAGCACAAGCCCGAGGTCGTCGCCATCGCCGACCACGTCGTCGACCTCGGCCCCGGCGCCGGCACCTCCGGCGGCGAGATCTGCTTCGAGGGCACCCCGGCGGGACTGCGGGCCAGCGGCACCCTCACCGGCCGCCACCTCGACGACCGGACGGCGCTCAAGAAGACGGTGCGGACGCCCACCGGCGCCCTGGAGATCCGGGGCGCCGCCGCGCACAACCTGCGCGACGTCGACGTGGACATCCCGCTCGGGGTGCTCGTGGTGGTCACCGGCATCGCGGGCTCGGGCAAGAGTTCGCTCGTGCGCGAGTCGGTCCCGGCGGGCGCGGGAGTGGTGGCGGTCGGCCAGGACGCGATCCGCGGCTCGCGGCGCAGCAACCCCGCCACCTACACGGGGCTGCTCGACCCGATCCGCAAGGCGTTCGCCAAGGCCAACGGCGTCAAGCCGTCCCTGTTCAGCCCCAACTCCGAGGGCGCCTGCCCGCAGTGCAACGGGGCCGGCGTCGTCTACACCGACCTGGCGATGATGGCCGGCGTCGCCACCCCGTGCGAGGAGTGCGGCGGGAAGCGGTTCCAGGCGTCGGTGCTCGACCATCGCCTCGGCGGGCGGGACATCAGCGAGGTGCTCGCGATGTCGGTGGCCGAGGCCGAGGAGTTCTTCGGCGCGGGCGAGGCGCGCACCCCCGCCGCGCACACCGTCCTCGGCCGGCTCGCCGACGTGGGGCTCGGCTACCTCGCACTCGGCCAGCCGCTCACCACGCTGTCGGGCGGCGAACGGCAACGGCTCAAACTGGCCGCCCACATGGGCGAGAAGGGCGGTGTCTACGTTCTCGACGAGCCGACCACAGGGCTCCACCTCGCCGATGTCGAGCAGTTGCTCGGCCTGCTCGACCGCCTCGTCGACTCCGGCACGTCGGTGATCGTCATCGAGCACCACCAGGCGGTCATGGCGCACGCCGACTGGATCATCGACCTCGGCCCAGGGGCCGGGCACGACGGCGGCCGGATCGTGTTCGAGGGCACGCCAGCCGATCTCGTCGCCGCCCGGTCCACCCTCACCGGCGAGCACCTCGCGGCCTACGTCGGCGCCTGA
- a CDS encoding glycoside hydrolase family 10 protein, with protein sequence MGRISRRGLAVAAFGTVAGALTLSRAAAHVPFGAAGRRRERDVPEMRGMWIATVANIDWPGGQGLPADEARAELTGLLDAAADWRLNTVFLQVRPTADALWPSPHEPWSQWLTGEPGRDPGWDPLDFAVREAHSRGLDLHAWFNPYRVATHGDIGRLAEGHPVREHPDWAVRYGGRLYYNPGLPEVRAFVQDAMMHAVESYDVDGVHWDDYFYPYPVAGEEFDDDAAFREHGGDFGDRGDWRRHNIDLLVREMGDRVRAARPGIPFGVSPFAVWRNKATDPLGSDTRGGVQTYDDLYADVRAWVKGGLLDYVMPQVYWHIGHEAADYETLVRWWSDVVGGTGTALHIGEAIYKAGDPAQPEAWQDPAELSRHLTLCRDLANVGGHVFYSASQVVADPVGAMSRVHEDHYRD encoded by the coding sequence ATGGGACGTATCAGCCGCAGGGGTCTGGCCGTCGCGGCCTTCGGAACGGTCGCGGGGGCGCTGACGCTGAGCCGGGCCGCGGCCCACGTGCCGTTCGGGGCCGCCGGCCGGCGGCGGGAGCGGGACGTGCCGGAGATGCGCGGCATGTGGATCGCGACCGTCGCCAACATCGACTGGCCCGGCGGGCAGGGACTTCCGGCCGACGAGGCGCGGGCGGAGCTGACCGGGCTGCTGGACGCGGCGGCCGACTGGCGGCTCAACACCGTGTTCCTCCAGGTCCGTCCGACCGCCGACGCGCTGTGGCCCTCGCCGCACGAGCCGTGGTCGCAGTGGCTCACCGGTGAGCCCGGGCGCGACCCGGGCTGGGACCCGCTGGACTTCGCCGTCCGCGAGGCGCACAGCCGCGGCCTCGACCTGCACGCCTGGTTCAACCCCTACCGCGTCGCCACGCACGGGGACATCGGGCGGCTGGCGGAGGGCCACCCGGTCCGCGAGCACCCCGACTGGGCCGTGCGCTACGGCGGGCGGCTCTACTACAACCCCGGGCTGCCGGAGGTCAGGGCCTTCGTGCAGGACGCCATGATGCACGCGGTCGAGTCCTACGACGTCGACGGCGTGCACTGGGACGACTACTTCTACCCGTACCCGGTGGCGGGCGAGGAGTTCGACGACGACGCGGCGTTCCGCGAGCACGGCGGCGACTTCGGCGACCGCGGCGACTGGCGTCGGCACAACATCGACCTGCTCGTGCGGGAGATGGGCGACCGGGTGCGCGCCGCCCGGCCCGGCATCCCGTTCGGCGTGAGCCCGTTCGCCGTCTGGCGGAACAAGGCGACCGATCCGCTCGGCTCGGACACGCGCGGCGGGGTCCAGACCTACGACGACCTCTACGCGGACGTGCGGGCGTGGGTCAAGGGCGGGCTGCTCGACTACGTGATGCCGCAGGTGTACTGGCACATCGGCCACGAGGCGGCCGACTACGAGACGCTCGTCCGCTGGTGGTCGGACGTCGTCGGGGGCACCGGCACGGCGCTGCACATCGGGGAGGCGATCTACAAGGCGGGGGATCCCGCGCAGCCCGAGGCGTGGCAGGATCCGGCCGAGTTGTCGCGCCACCTCACGCTGTGCCGCGACCTCGCGAACGTCGGGGGGCACGTCTTCTACTCGGCGTCCCAGGTCGTGGCCGATCCGGTCGGCGCCATGAGCCGCGTGCACGAGGACCACTACCGCGACTGA
- the ku gene encoding non-homologous end joining protein Ku: protein MRTIWKGSISFGLVTIPIKVVGATENHSVSFRQIHTSDEGRIRYRKVCELDGEEVPSDEIGKGYETGDGTLVQLTDDDLAALPLPTARTVEILGFVPVADIDPYQLDRSYYLTADAGAAKPYVLLREALRRAGRGAIAKLAMRGRETLALVRALDDEDVLGMHTLLWPDEIRPAAGLAPDEQVTVRDAELDLADTLMDTLGTVDMAELRDEYREAVEALVGAKLAGAEPDLGAFAAPEGGKVVDLMAALEDSVRSAREARGEDTEEREATITPIKKSAKKGAKRTEKQTGAKKTAKKAPAKKAARSKQAERQGGEGEGADKGQGRGTPAKKKAAGRKRAS from the coding sequence GTGCGAACGATATGGAAAGGGTCCATTTCATTTGGTCTGGTGACGATTCCGATCAAGGTGGTCGGTGCCACGGAGAACCACTCCGTGTCCTTCCGCCAGATCCATACCTCCGACGAGGGCCGCATCCGGTACCGCAAGGTGTGCGAGCTGGACGGCGAGGAGGTGCCGAGCGACGAGATCGGCAAGGGCTACGAAACGGGGGACGGCACCCTCGTCCAGCTCACCGACGACGACCTGGCCGCGCTGCCCCTGCCCACGGCCAGGACCGTGGAGATCCTCGGCTTCGTGCCGGTCGCCGACATCGACCCCTACCAGCTCGACCGTTCGTACTACCTGACGGCCGACGCGGGCGCGGCCAAACCCTACGTGCTGCTGCGGGAGGCGCTGCGCCGCGCCGGGCGGGGCGCCATCGCCAAGCTCGCCATGCGCGGCCGGGAGACCCTCGCCCTGGTCCGGGCCCTGGACGACGAGGACGTGCTCGGCATGCACACCCTGCTGTGGCCGGACGAGATCAGGCCGGCCGCCGGGCTGGCCCCCGACGAGCAGGTGACCGTGCGCGACGCGGAACTCGACCTGGCCGACACCCTGATGGACACCCTGGGCACCGTCGACATGGCCGAGCTGCGCGACGAGTACCGCGAGGCGGTGGAGGCCCTGGTCGGCGCGAAGCTCGCGGGCGCCGAGCCCGACCTCGGCGCGTTCGCCGCGCCCGAGGGCGGCAAGGTCGTCGACCTGATGGCCGCGCTTGAGGACAGCGTCCGCAGCGCCCGCGAGGCGCGCGGGGAGGACACGGAGGAGCGCGAGGCCACCATCACCCCGATCAAGAAGTCCGCGAAGAAGGGCGCGAAGCGGACCGAGAAGCAGACCGGCGCGAAGAAGACGGCGAAGAAGGCGCCCGCCAAGAAGGCGGCGCGGTCCAAGCAGGCGGAGCGGCAGGGCGGCGAGGGCGAGGGCGCGGACAAGGGCCAGGGACGCGGCACGCCCGCCAAGAAGAAGGCGGCGGGCCGCAAACGCGCCTCCTGA
- a CDS encoding cellulose binding domain-containing protein, translating into MRRRRPATALLAGLALTGGLLTAGTAAATAPAARAADPGRAPGTAAAEHYTWDNAQIGGGGFVPGIVFNRSEPGLAYARTDIGGAYRWDEAEQEWIPLLDHVGWDEWGYSGVASIATDAVDPDRVYAAVGTYTNDWDPNNGAVLRSSDRGETWQTSELPFKLGGNMPGRGMGERLVVDPNDNDVLYLGAPSGHGLWRSTDAGETWAEVASFPNPGDYVLNPDDPWGLENDIIGVAWITFDPATGSPGSPTQTLYAGVADLEESVYRSTDGGATWQAVPGQPTGFLPHKGVLDEENGHLYIATSDNPGPYAGEDGEVWRLDTADGTWTDVSPVPAGGDRWFGFSGLTVDRQNPGTVMVTGYSSWWPDTQIFRSTDSGENWTQAWSWGAYPERAKRYEMDISEFPWLTFGSNPQPPEETPKLGWMTEGMEIDPFDSDRLMYGTGATLYGTTELTNWDRDETFTVRPMVRGLEETSVQDLAAPPGATEVLSGLGDVGGFRHTDVERVPDAMFPAFGTTTSLDFAELSPGTVVRVGNHVGEGTAPLVGFSTDGGSTWFQGTAPSGATGGTVAAAADGSRFVWSPAEGAGPHVSVGFGNSWTASRGLPQGARVEADRVDPDVFYGIAGGTFYVSTDGGATFSASAATGLPTGDVRFAAVPGARGDVWVAGGGLWRSTDAGATFTEVEGIAADNIGFGAAAPGADYHALYSSGVVDGVRGIHRSLDAGATWERINDDEHQWAWTGSAITGDPDVFGRVYIGTNGRGVIYGDTSESGGGEPGPGPGPGPGPGPGEPPAEADCSVGYRVSGQWQGGFQGEVTLRNTGEEPLSDWRLTWAFPSGQRIGHLWNGTYAQSGADVTVSPAAWNATLAPGASATIGFTGSWSGSNEVPRAFAVDGTACATG; encoded by the coding sequence GTGCGCAGAAGGAGACCGGCCACGGCCTTGCTGGCCGGCCTGGCACTCACCGGCGGGCTGCTGACGGCCGGCACGGCCGCGGCCACGGCCCCGGCGGCCCGGGCCGCCGACCCGGGCAGGGCGCCGGGGACCGCGGCGGCCGAACACTACACGTGGGACAACGCGCAGATCGGCGGCGGCGGCTTCGTCCCCGGCATCGTCTTCAACCGCTCGGAACCCGGCCTCGCCTACGCGCGGACCGACATCGGCGGGGCCTACCGCTGGGACGAGGCCGAGCAGGAGTGGATCCCGCTCCTCGACCACGTCGGCTGGGACGAGTGGGGCTACTCGGGCGTCGCCTCGATCGCCACCGACGCGGTCGACCCGGACCGCGTCTACGCGGCGGTCGGCACCTACACCAACGACTGGGACCCCAACAACGGCGCGGTGCTGCGTTCCTCGGACCGCGGCGAGACCTGGCAGACCAGCGAACTGCCGTTCAAGCTCGGCGGGAACATGCCGGGGCGCGGCATGGGCGAGCGGCTCGTGGTCGACCCGAACGACAACGACGTGCTGTACCTCGGCGCGCCGAGCGGCCACGGCCTGTGGCGCAGCACGGACGCCGGGGAGACGTGGGCCGAGGTCGCCTCCTTCCCCAACCCGGGCGACTACGTGCTCAACCCGGACGACCCCTGGGGACTTGAGAACGACATCATCGGCGTCGCCTGGATCACGTTCGACCCGGCGACCGGCTCGCCCGGCAGTCCGACGCAGACCCTGTACGCCGGCGTGGCCGACCTGGAGGAGAGCGTCTACCGCTCCACCGACGGCGGCGCGACGTGGCAGGCGGTGCCGGGCCAGCCGACCGGCTTCCTGCCGCACAAGGGCGTGCTCGACGAGGAGAACGGCCACCTGTACATCGCCACCAGCGACAACCCGGGCCCGTACGCGGGCGAGGACGGCGAGGTGTGGCGCCTGGACACCGCGGACGGCACGTGGACCGACGTGTCGCCGGTCCCGGCCGGCGGCGACCGCTGGTTCGGCTTCAGCGGCCTGACCGTGGACCGGCAGAACCCGGGCACCGTCATGGTGACGGGCTACAGCTCGTGGTGGCCCGACACGCAGATCTTCCGGTCCACCGACAGCGGCGAGAACTGGACGCAGGCGTGGTCGTGGGGCGCCTACCCCGAGCGCGCCAAGCGCTACGAGATGGACATCTCCGAGTTCCCGTGGCTGACGTTCGGCTCGAACCCGCAGCCGCCCGAGGAGACCCCGAAGCTCGGGTGGATGACCGAGGGCATGGAGATCGACCCGTTCGACTCCGACCGGCTGATGTACGGCACGGGCGCGACGCTGTACGGCACCACGGAACTGACCAACTGGGACCGCGACGAGACCTTCACCGTGCGGCCCATGGTGCGCGGCCTTGAGGAGACCTCGGTGCAGGACCTGGCCGCGCCGCCCGGCGCCACCGAGGTGCTCAGCGGCCTCGGCGACGTGGGCGGCTTCCGGCACACCGACGTGGAGCGGGTGCCCGACGCGATGTTCCCGGCGTTCGGCACGACCACGAGCCTGGACTTCGCCGAGCTGTCCCCCGGCACCGTCGTGCGCGTGGGCAACCACGTGGGCGAGGGAACGGCCCCGCTGGTCGGCTTCTCCACCGACGGCGGGTCCACCTGGTTCCAGGGCACCGCGCCCTCGGGCGCCACGGGCGGCACCGTGGCCGCGGCGGCGGACGGCAGCCGGTTCGTGTGGAGCCCGGCCGAGGGCGCGGGTCCGCACGTCTCGGTCGGGTTCGGCAACAGCTGGACCGCGTCCCGCGGGCTGCCGCAGGGCGCCAGGGTCGAGGCGGACCGCGTCGACCCCGACGTGTTCTACGGCATCGCGGGCGGCACCTTCTACGTCAGCACGGACGGCGGCGCGACGTTCAGCGCCTCGGCCGCCACCGGGCTGCCCACGGGCGACGTCCGCTTCGCCGCCGTGCCGGGTGCGCGCGGCGACGTGTGGGTGGCGGGCGGCGGCCTGTGGCGCTCAACGGACGCGGGGGCCACGTTCACCGAGGTCGAGGGCATCGCGGCGGACAACATCGGGTTCGGGGCCGCGGCGCCGGGCGCCGACTACCACGCGCTGTACAGCAGCGGCGTCGTCGACGGCGTGCGCGGCATCCACAGGTCCCTGGACGCGGGCGCCACCTGGGAGCGGATCAACGACGACGAGCACCAGTGGGCCTGGACCGGTTCCGCGATCACCGGTGACCCGGACGTGTTCGGCCGGGTATACATCGGTACGAACGGGCGCGGTGTGATCTACGGCGACACCTCGGAGTCCGGCGGCGGCGAGCCGGGCCCCGGCCCCGGTCCCGGTCCCGGTCCCGGCCCAGGTGAGCCGCCGGCCGAGGCCGACTGCTCGGTGGGCTACCGCGTGAGCGGGCAGTGGCAGGGCGGCTTCCAGGGTGAGGTCACGCTGCGGAACACGGGCGAAGAGCCGCTGTCCGACTGGCGCCTGACCTGGGCGTTCCCCTCCGGGCAGCGCATCGGCCACCTGTGGAACGGCACCTACGCGCAAAGCGGAGCGGACGTCACCGTCTCCCCCGCCGCGTGGAACGCGACCCTGGCGCCCGGGGCCTCCGCCACGATCGGCTTCACCGGCAGCTGGTCGGGGAGCAACGAGGTGCCGCGCGCGTTCGCGGTCGACGGCACCGCCTGCGCCACCGGCTGA
- a CDS encoding right-handed parallel beta-helix repeat-containing protein: MPVRPARATARRPHACAAVCAAGLLTALSPPAVAAHAATAVVEVADAEQLAAALADASPGDTIRLAAGTYRGNFDATADGTADAPITLTGPAGAVLTARGGYGLHLDGAAHWNLSGFTVTGGQKGIVMDASDHVHITGVTLHDLAMEAVHFRDSSSHGSLRDSRVHDTGTDGRGMGEGVYVGSAGDTDDRSDHVLIQGNHLGPGIGGENVDIKEGTTGARIIGNTFDGSGLTGAHYDDSWVDIKGNDVLVEGNTGTRTTNDGFQTHQVRDGWGCGTVFRDNHADLTGATGPDRYAINVTRHDPATCPVTVTGDNTVTGGNGLVNPGVPVG, from the coding sequence ATGCCCGTCCGCCCCGCCCGCGCCACCGCCCGCCGTCCGCACGCGTGCGCCGCCGTGTGCGCGGCCGGCCTGCTGACGGCGCTGTCCCCGCCCGCCGTCGCCGCGCACGCGGCGACGGCCGTCGTCGAGGTGGCGGACGCCGAGCAGTTGGCAGCGGCCCTGGCCGACGCGTCGCCCGGGGACACGATCCGCCTCGCGGCCGGCACCTACCGGGGCAATTTCGACGCCACCGCGGACGGCACCGCCGACGCCCCCATCACGCTGACGGGCCCGGCCGGCGCCGTGCTGACCGCCCGCGGCGGCTACGGGCTGCACCTCGACGGCGCCGCCCACTGGAACCTGTCAGGCTTCACCGTCACCGGCGGCCAGAAGGGCATCGTCATGGACGCCTCCGACCACGTGCACATCACCGGCGTGACCCTGCACGACCTGGCGATGGAGGCGGTCCACTTCCGCGACTCAAGCTCCCACGGTTCCCTGCGCGACTCGCGCGTGCACGACACCGGCACCGACGGCCGCGGCATGGGCGAGGGCGTCTACGTGGGCAGCGCGGGCGACACCGACGACCGCAGCGACCACGTCCTCATCCAGGGCAACCACCTCGGGCCCGGCATCGGCGGCGAGAACGTCGACATCAAGGAGGGCACGACCGGGGCCAGGATCATCGGCAACACCTTCGACGGCAGCGGCCTGACCGGCGCCCACTACGACGACTCCTGGGTCGACATCAAGGGCAACGACGTGCTCGTCGAGGGCAACACCGGCACCCGCACCACGAACGACGGGTTCCAGACCCACCAGGTGCGCGACGGCTGGGGCTGCGGCACCGTCTTCCGCGACAACCACGCGGACCTCACCGGCGCCACGGGACCGGACCGCTACGCGATCAACGTCACCCGCCACGACCCGGCCACCTGCCCGGTGACGGTCACCGGCGACAACACCGTCACCGGAGGGAACGGCCTGGTCAATCCGGGCGTACCGGTCGGCTGA
- a CDS encoding 3-hydroxybutyryl-CoA dehydrogenase, translating to MTDIERVGVVGCGQMGSGIAEVCARAGLDVRVAETTGEALELGRTRLVNSLDKAVARGKLDGAERDAALERMTFTTDLGEFADRDLVIEAVVESEQVKTEIFHVLDQVVTRQDALLASNTSAIPLVNLAVATTRPAQVLGIHFFNPAQVQRLVELIPALTTSEETVRRAERLVSDVLGKHPIRAQDRSGFVVNALLIPYLLAAVRMFESGAASREDIDSGMEQGCAHPLGPLKTADLIGLDTVVSIAESMYAELKEPLYAPPPLLLRMVAAGQLGRKSGAGFYPYPAG from the coding sequence GTGACCGATATCGAACGGGTCGGAGTCGTCGGCTGCGGCCAGATGGGTTCCGGGATCGCCGAGGTCTGCGCGCGGGCCGGCCTGGACGTCCGGGTGGCGGAGACCACGGGGGAAGCGCTCGAACTGGGCCGCACCCGCCTGGTCAACTCGCTGGACAAGGCCGTCGCGCGCGGCAAGCTCGACGGGGCGGAACGGGACGCGGCGCTTGAGCGGATGACGTTCACGACGGATCTCGGCGAGTTCGCCGACCGGGACCTGGTGATCGAGGCGGTCGTCGAGAGCGAGCAGGTGAAGACGGAGATCTTCCATGTGCTCGACCAGGTCGTGACCCGCCAGGACGCCCTGCTCGCGTCGAACACCTCCGCGATCCCCCTGGTGAACCTCGCGGTGGCGACCACGCGCCCCGCGCAGGTGCTCGGCATCCACTTCTTCAACCCCGCGCAGGTGCAGCGGCTCGTCGAGCTGATCCCCGCGCTGACCACGTCGGAGGAGACGGTCAGGCGGGCGGAGCGGCTGGTGTCCGACGTGCTGGGCAAGCACCCGATCCGGGCGCAGGACCGGTCCGGATTCGTGGTCAACGCGCTGCTCATCCCCTACCTGCTCGCCGCCGTGCGGATGTTCGAGTCGGGCGCCGCGAGCCGCGAGGACATCGACAGCGGGATGGAGCAGGGGTGCGCGCACCCGCTCGGGCCGCTGAAGACCGCGGACCTGATCGGCCTCGACACGGTGGTGTCCATCGCCGAGTCGATGTACGCGGAGCTGAAGGAGCCGCTGTACGCGCCGCCGCCGCTGCTGCTGCGCATGGTGGCCGCGGGGCAGCTGGGCAGGAAGTCGGGGGCCGGCTTCTACCCGTACCCGGCGGGCTGA
- a CDS encoding VOC family protein: MDVTIHASFLPHDDPDASLAFYRDLLGFEVRDDVGYDGMRWITVGPPGRPGTSIVLQPPAADPGITEEERRTIVEMMAKGTYAGILLAATDLDGVFERLRAGGAEIVQEPAEQPYGVRDCAVRDPAGNLVRLQEPRRDAR; encoded by the coding sequence ATGGACGTCACCATTCACGCCAGTTTCCTCCCGCACGACGACCCGGACGCCTCGCTCGCCTTCTACCGCGACCTCCTCGGTTTCGAGGTGCGCGACGACGTCGGCTACGACGGCATGCGCTGGATCACCGTCGGTCCCCCCGGCCGGCCCGGCACCTCGATCGTCCTGCAACCGCCCGCGGCCGACCCGGGCATCACCGAGGAGGAACGGCGCACCATCGTCGAGATGATGGCCAAGGGCACCTACGCCGGCATCCTCCTGGCGGCCACCGACCTCGACGGCGTCTTCGAACGCCTGCGGGCCGGGGGCGCCGAGATCGTGCAGGAGCCCGCCGAGCAGCCGTACGGCGTGCGCGACTGCGCCGTCCGCGACCCCGCGGGCAACCTGGTCCGCCTCCAGGAGCCGCGCCGGGACGCCCGGTGA
- the ligD gene encoding non-homologous end-joining DNA ligase, whose product MPVVTVEGRRLPLSNLDKVIHPDGTTKGELLHYYAVHGSVLLPHLADRPLSLLRYPDGPDGGTFFTKNVPPGTPDWVNTAEVPRSGGGTQRQLVVADLPALVWAANLVAEFHTPQWRAADPAMADRLVLDLDPGAPATVVQCCEVARWLRDRLAADGLTAYPKTSGAKGLHLLCPLRPTAPSAAVSAYARALAEEATAALPGLAIATMAKRLRPGRVFIDHSQNAARKTTATPYTLRARAAPFVSAPVTWEEVEECADPDRLAFTLADLPARLERHGDLMSGLGTGRGAAPLPAAG is encoded by the coding sequence ATGCCTGTCGTCACCGTGGAGGGACGCCGCCTGCCGCTGTCGAACCTGGACAAGGTCATCCACCCGGACGGCACCACCAAGGGAGAGCTGCTGCACTACTACGCGGTCCACGGGAGCGTCCTCCTCCCCCACCTCGCGGACCGCCCGCTCAGCCTGCTGCGCTACCCGGACGGCCCGGACGGCGGAACGTTCTTCACCAAGAACGTCCCGCCCGGCACGCCCGACTGGGTGAACACCGCGGAGGTGCCGCGCTCCGGCGGCGGCACCCAGCGGCAGCTCGTCGTGGCCGACCTGCCCGCGCTGGTGTGGGCGGCGAACCTCGTGGCGGAGTTCCACACCCCGCAGTGGCGCGCGGCCGACCCGGCCATGGCCGACCGGCTCGTTCTCGACCTCGACCCCGGGGCGCCGGCCACCGTCGTGCAGTGCTGCGAGGTGGCGCGCTGGCTGCGCGACCGGCTGGCCGCCGACGGGCTCACCGCCTACCCGAAGACCTCGGGCGCCAAGGGGCTGCACCTGCTGTGCCCGCTGCGGCCCACGGCGCCGTCCGCCGCCGTCTCGGCCTACGCCAGGGCGCTGGCCGAGGAGGCCACCGCCGCCCTGCCCGGCCTCGCCATCGCGACGATGGCCAAGCGCCTGCGTCCCGGCCGGGTGTTCATCGACCACAGCCAGAACGCCGCGCGCAAGACCACCGCGACGCCCTACACGCTGCGGGCCAGGGCCGCCCCGTTCGTCTCCGCGCCGGTCACCTGGGAGGAGGTCGAGGAGTGCGCGGACCCCGACCGGCTCGCCTTCACCCTCGCCGACCTGCCCGCCCGGCTGGAGCGGCACGGCGACCTGATGAGCGGCCTCGGCACCGGGCGCGGCGCCGCTCCCCTGCCGGCGGCCGGCTGA